The sequence GCAACACCTCGGCTAAGGCTTGTTGATACTGCTCGGCCAAGTGTTCAACGGCTGCCCGTGCTGCCTGATGACATTCCCAATCGAGGACCAAACAGCCATTAGCGCTATAACAATTAAGCTCTAAGGCATGGCTGCGTTGGTTGTTAGCAGCCAAGGTTTGGCTGGCAAACTCCAAATTCAGCCCTTGCAATGGCGCTAAAGTTTGCTGGTTATCAAGCTGACCAAGGTAGTTGAAGGCAATTGCTGGGGCGTGAGTTGGCACAAGGCTAGCGCGAATCGCTGGATCAGCGTGCAGATAGCGCAACATGCCATAGCCCGCTCCGGCTTGTGGTACTGCTCGCAAGCTTTCTTTGATCTGCTTAATCCATTGGTTTGGCTCAGTAGTAGTCGGAAAATCCAAGCGCACAGGGTATAAACTGGTGAACCAGCCCAAGCTCCGGCTGAAATCATGCTCAGGGTCAAGCGATTCGCGGCCATGGCTTTCAACATCAATGACCAACTGTTGTAGATTTGACCAACGCTGGAAGGCCAAGGCCAAACCAGTGATCAACAACTCAGCCACGCTGGCACGGCTACGCTCAGGTGCCTGATGCAACAGTTGCTCGGTCAATTCAGGCTTCAGCTTGGTTTGAAAGCGCTGTGCTTCGCCAACCAAACCCGCCTGAGCAAGCTGAGAAATTGGGGTGATGGCTTCAATCGTCGAGCGCCAATAGGCGAGTTGACTCAACAATTGCGGGGTTTGCGCTTGCTGCACCAGGTATTCGGCCCACTCACTAAATGGCGTGGTTGCTGCTGGCACAGCCTGTTGGTTGAGCAACAAGGCCAAATCTTCGAGCACAATTCGCCACGAAACCCCGTCGATAATGCTATGGTGCGCCACCAACAGCAATTGATCGTGGTCGATGCCACGCCACAACGCTGCCCGTAACAACGGCGCTTGAGCCAAATTGAACGAAGTTTGTAGTTCGGCATCACAGACTTGTTGCTGTCTCAATGTTGGTTGCTGTAATTCGCGCAATGGCACGTTGGCGGCTGGCGCATAGCGTTGTTGCCAAGTTGCATTGTAGGCAAAGACCAAGCGCAAACTTGGATGCAAACACACTAATTGATCAAGTGCTGCCTGAATTTGTTCGGTTGCTAATCCCGTTTGCAACTTGACCACAATACTTTGGTTGACATGGGCGGGATTGGCTAGTTGGCGCTCAAATAGCCAATGTTGCATTGGGCTAAGCGGCACAACACCCTGCAAACTCAAGGGATCAAGCGCGGGCTTAGCTTGGGTTTGCTGGCGAATCGCTTGGGCCAAGCTGGCAATCGTTTGGTTTTGGAACAACAAGCGTGGGGTTAGAATCAGGTCATGCTGCCGTGCAATCCCGACTACCTGCATCACCAAAATCGAATCGCCGCCAAGGCTAAAGAAGTTGGCATTGCGATCAACGGCCTTCAGCCCTAAGACTCGCTGCCAAATTGCCATCAATTGAGCTTCATGCTGATCGAGTGGGGTAGTTTGAGCCGAATCAAGCACAGTTTGGTTGATCTCAGGCGCGGGCAACGCTTGGCGATCAACTTTGCTATTGGGGGTTAATGGCAGGCTATCGAGCCAGATCACCACGCTTGGCAGCATATAATGGGGCAATTGTTGGGCAACATGATTCAAAACAACCGACGTATCCTGATTGGCGGTTGGTGCGGCGACCACATAGGCTACCAGTCGCTTATGCCCAGGCCGATCCTCGCGAATCATGGCCACCGCCGCATTCACCGTTGGGTAGCTCGCCAGCGTAGCTTCGATCTCGCCAAGCTCAATCCGAAAGCCATGTAATTTGACTTGCTGATCGATCCGCCCAAGGTATTCGAGATTGCCATCGGGCAGATAGCGCACCAAATCGCCTGAACGATACAAGCGTTCAAACGCTGGCTGAGGCTGTTGGCAACGGGCAAGTTCTGCCTGCACCCCAGCCAATTGTTCCAGCCGCACAAAGCGCTCGGCGGTCAATTCAGGCCGCCCATGGTAGCCGCGACCAACACCCAAGCCCGCAATATACAACTCGCCAGGCACGCCAATTGGCACTGGCAAACCAGCCGGATCAAGCACATACAACTGAGTATTGGCGATCGGGCGGCCAATCGGCACGGCAGCCCATTCGCTTGGCACAGCTTGGGCTTGATAAATCACACAGCCAACCACCGTCTCGGTTGGGCCATACTCATTGATCAAGCGCAGGTTGGGAGCGTTGGTTTGCCAAAAGGCCACATGTTGCTGCAACAAGGCCTCGCCGCCAATCACAAAGGCCTTGCTTGAGCCAATTTGGTCGGGTGCAACCAGCTGACTAAGCGCTTCCATATGCGCTGGGGTGATTTTGAGCACACTATAATCTTCGCAGCTCAGGCGTTGCGCCAAGACTTCTAGCTCATCCTGCTCAGGCAGCAAATCGATGGTTTTGCCCGTACAGAGCGGCCCCCACAATGCCGTAATTGTGGCATCGAAGGCCAACGACGAGGCCAGCGGCGCACCAATACCCTGCTCAAACGGATAATAATGAATCGCCCAGTGCAGATAATTCACAACCCCTTGATGCTGAATCAGCACACCTTTGGGCTTGCCAGTCGAGCCAGAGGTATAAATCACATACGCCAATTGCTGCGGGTCGAAATCAACCAGCGGAGCAGTGGTTGGTAAGCTAGCTAGCGTTTCAGCTTCGGCTAAAACATCGAGTGTTTCAGCCGAGCTAATGAGGGTTGGCAGTGTCTGATGGCTGGCTTGTACAATCAAACTCGCCGCCGAATCGGCCACCAAATAGTGCAAGCGTTCAGCAGGATAGGCCGGATCAAGCGGCAAGTAGGCAGCGCCAGCCTTCAAAATTGCCAGCAAACTGATGATCATTTCTGGGCAGCGCGTCGCATAAACCCCAACGATTGAGGCTTGGTTAACCCCACGTTGCAGCAGTAAATGGGCTAATTGATTGGCGCGTTGATCAAGCTCTGTATAGCAGATTATTTGGTTATTCCAACGAATCGCTGGAGCATTGGGTGTACGCAGAACTTGCTGCTCAACCAAATGCTGCAAGCCACGTTGGTCGGGGAACTGCTGCTGAGTTTGGTTCCAATCGACCAAAAGCTGTTGGCATTCGGCAGTGCTCAAGATGCTGATTTGGGCCAGTGGTTGGGTTGGCTGAGCCAAGGCGTGGCCTAGCAAACGCAAGAAATGGTCGCGCAAGCGCTCAATCGTGGCTGGCTCGAACAAATCGCGGTTATATTCCAAGCGCCCAACTAGCCCTGCTGGAGTTTCCTCAATAAATAACGTTAGGTCAAATTTGGCATAACCCAAATCCAGCGGCAGCTGTTTGATTGTCAGGTTGGCGATGCTCAGTTGCTGGCTCGGCACATTTTGGTAGGCCAACATCACCTGAAAAATTGGCGTATGGCTCAAATTACGCTCAAGCTGTAACTGCTGCACCACCTGCTCAAACGGCACATCTTGGTTGGCATAGACCGCCAAACTTTGCTCGCGCACCTGCTCAACCAAGCTCAGCAAATCGAGGCTGGGGCTCAGTTGCACCTTGAAAACCACTGTATTGACGAAAAAGCCAATCAACGGTTGGGCTTCGGCGGTGGTACGGTTGGCAATCGGCGAGCCAATTAGCACCTGATCTTGGCGGCTATAACGGCTCAACAAACTGGCAAACACCGCCAAGGCCAGCATAAACGGCGTAGTTTGGGTTTGCTGGGCGAGGTTGCGCAATTGGTTAGTTAATTGATTGGGAATCGCAAAACTCAGCGTGCTCCCCGCAAAACTCTGCTGCGCAGGCCGAGGGTGATCAGTTGCTAACTCCAAACGCTTGGGAGCATCGGCCAATTGCTGTTGCCAAAAATCCAATTGTTGCTGCTGGCGTGGGCTAGCCAACCATTCACGCTGCCACTCGCTATAATCGGCGTATTGCAAAGCCAAGGGCGCAAGCTGCGGATGAAAGCCCGCGCAATAGG is a genomic window of Chloroflexota bacterium containing:
- a CDS encoding amino acid adenylation domain-containing protein codes for the protein MTMNEREVFAFPMSFAQQRLWFLEQLQPNSALYHIASLLEIQGPLDLVALQQSINQIIVRHETLRTTFGMVDQTPMQLISSELTLTPVVHDLQTLEPEQRWFVALEQAKASCLLPFDLSQGPLVRLELFQLAPEHCLMTVVLHHIIADGWSMELFIQELVSSYEAYCAGFHPQLAPLALQYADYSEWQREWLASPRQQQQLDFWQQQLADAPKRLELATDHPRPAQQSFAGSTLSFAIPNQLTNQLRNLAQQTQTTPFMLALAVFASLLSRYSRQDQVLIGSPIANRTTAEAQPLIGFFVNTVVFKVQLSPSLDLLSLVEQVREQSLAVYANQDVPFEQVVQQLQLERNLSHTPIFQVMLAYQNVPSQQLSIANLTIKQLPLDLGYAKFDLTLFIEETPAGLVGRLEYNRDLFEPATIERLRDHFLRLLGHALAQPTQPLAQISILSTAECQQLLVDWNQTQQQFPDQRGLQHLVEQQVLRTPNAPAIRWNNQIICYTELDQRANQLAHLLLQRGVNQASIVGVYATRCPEMIISLLAILKAGAAYLPLDPAYPAERLHYLVADSAASLIVQASHQTLPTLISSAETLDVLAEAETLASLPTTAPLVDFDPQQLAYVIYTSGSTGKPKGVLIQHQGVVNYLHWAIHYYPFEQGIGAPLASSLAFDATITALWGPLCTGKTIDLLPEQDELEVLAQRLSCEDYSVLKITPAHMEALSQLVAPDQIGSSKAFVIGGEALLQQHVAFWQTNAPNLRLINEYGPTETVVGCVIYQAQAVPSEWAAVPIGRPIANTQLYVLDPAGLPVPIGVPGELYIAGLGVGRGYHGRPELTAERFVRLEQLAGVQAELARCQQPQPAFERLYRSGDLVRYLPDGNLEYLGRIDQQVKLHGFRIELGEIEATLASYPTVNAAVAMIREDRPGHKRLVAYVVAAPTANQDTSVVLNHVAQQLPHYMLPSVVIWLDSLPLTPNSKVDRQALPAPEINQTVLDSAQTTPLDQHEAQLMAIWQRVLGLKAVDRNANFFSLGGDSILVMQVVGIARQHDLILTPRLLFQNQTIASLAQAIRQQTQAKPALDPLSLQGVVPLSPMQHWLFERQLANPAHVNQSIVVKLQTGLATEQIQAALDQLVCLHPSLRLVFAYNATWQQRYAPAANVPLRELQQPTLRQQQVCDAELQTSFNLAQAPLLRAALWRGIDHDQLLLVAHHSIIDGVSWRIVLEDLALLLNQQAVPAATTPFSEWAEYLVQQAQTPQLLSQLAYWRSTIEAITPISQLAQAGLVGEAQRFQTKLKPELTEQLLHQAPERSRASVAELLITGLALAFQRWSNLQQLVIDVESHGRESLDPEHDFSRSLGWFTSLYPVRLDFPTTTEPNQWIKQIKESLRAVPQAGAGYGMLRYLHADPAIRASLVPTHAPAIAFNYLGQLDNQQTLAPLQGLNLEFASQTLAANNQRSHALELNCYSANGCLVLDWECHQAARAAVEHLAEQYQQALAEVLQVPMTTASLAPSDFPAARVKANDLDRLLARLKAKGQ